From [Clostridium] symbiosum, a single genomic window includes:
- a CDS encoding UvrB/UvrC motif-containing protein, with amino-acid sequence MLCEKCRIREANIKYTEVINGVKTEHNLCSQCAQEMDFGPYSAIIEGEFPLGKLLSSLLGLQSSAVRQQKMDEVACPTCGTTYEEFVENSRFGCADCYHVFDLLIGEKIKKLQESASHTGKQPKMRRMGKTPAEVTSGGVMEFSADEQIKQLERHLQAAIRNEDYEEAAICRDKIKALKEEKEKNDEMV; translated from the coding sequence ATGTTATGTGAGAAATGCAGAATTCGCGAAGCAAATATTAAATACACGGAAGTAATCAATGGGGTAAAGACCGAGCATAATCTCTGTTCCCAATGTGCACAGGAAATGGACTTCGGACCGTATTCCGCAATTATTGAGGGAGAATTTCCCCTTGGCAAGCTTCTGTCGAGTCTTTTGGGATTGCAGTCTTCCGCGGTCAGACAGCAGAAGATGGATGAGGTGGCCTGCCCTACATGCGGGACCACCTATGAGGAATTCGTGGAAAACAGCCGCTTTGGCTGTGCGGACTGCTACCATGTGTTTGACCTGCTGATTGGAGAAAAGATTAAGAAGCTCCAGGAGAGCGCAAGCCACACCGGCAAACAGCCGAAGATGCGCCGGATGGGAAAAACACCGGCAGAGGTTACCAGCGGAGGCGTGATGGAATTCTCTGCGGATGAGCAGATAAAACAACTGGAGAGACATTTACAGGCGGCAATCAGGAACGAGGATTATGAGGAAGCGGCCATATGCCGGGATAAAATAAAAGCCTTAAAAGAGGAGAAAGAAAAGAATGACGAGATGGTTTGA
- a CDS encoding ATP--guanido phosphotransferase: MTRWFEKVKNDPSNIVSSRVRLSRNWEEYKFPSRLEEDEARYMVGLMTQELKNLKETDGRRFECRTLEKMEELDRMELRERRLLNKTLMEKTTPGSIIYSEDEAVSLVLNGDDHIRLQVLAPGLMLKECYEEADRLDDYINEKFPYAFSSKYGYLTSYPTNVGTGMKASVVVHLPSLSTSKRFQELLGDMSRFGTTVRGVYGRGSENSGDLYEIYNQKTLGLNEQEIMELVSNVAVQLSGQEREVREASLAKHRLLREDEVYKSYGVLKYARKLSMKEAMTFLSHLRAGIADGLVETKEFVSIYNIMIGIQPANLQKYSRQPLGKDELEVARGRYIREHLPELK; the protein is encoded by the coding sequence ATGACGAGATGGTTTGAGAAAGTGAAAAATGATCCGTCCAATATTGTATCCAGCCGGGTCCGTCTTTCAAGAAACTGGGAAGAATATAAGTTCCCCTCCAGGCTTGAGGAGGATGAAGCCAGATACATGGTAGGCCTGATGACCCAGGAACTGAAGAATCTGAAGGAGACGGACGGCCGCAGGTTCGAGTGCAGGACATTGGAAAAGATGGAGGAGCTGGACCGCATGGAACTGCGGGAGCGCCGCCTGCTCAATAAAACATTGATGGAAAAGACGACTCCGGGCAGCATTATTTATTCGGAGGATGAGGCGGTGAGCCTGGTATTAAACGGCGATGATCACATCCGCCTGCAGGTGCTTGCGCCGGGACTGATGCTGAAAGAATGCTATGAGGAGGCGGATCGGCTGGATGACTATATCAACGAAAAGTTCCCTTATGCATTCAGCAGCAAGTACGGGTATCTGACATCCTATCCCACCAACGTGGGAACGGGAATGAAGGCGTCCGTGGTTGTACATCTGCCGTCCCTTTCAACAAGCAAGCGGTTTCAGGAGCTTCTGGGGGATATGAGCCGGTTCGGGACGACGGTGAGGGGAGTTTATGGCCGGGGTTCGGAGAACAGCGGTGATCTTTATGAGATATATAACCAGAAAACCCTCGGACTGAACGAGCAGGAAATTATGGAACTGGTGAGCAATGTGGCCGTCCAGCTTTCCGGCCAGGAGCGGGAGGTGAGGGAAGCATCCCTCGCAAAACACCGTCTGCTCCGCGAGGATGAGGTGTACAAATCATACGGTGTTCTCAAATATGCGAGAAAGCTTTCCATGAAAGAGGCGATGACGTTTCTCTCCCATTTACGGGCGGGCATCGCGGACGGTCTCGTGGAGACAAAGGAATTTGTCAGTATTTACAACATCATGATAGGCATCCAGCCGGCGAACCTTCAGAAATATTCCAGGCAGCCGCTTGGCAAGGATGAACTGGAAGTGGCGAGGGGAAGATACATCAGGGAGCATCTCCCGGAACTTAAGTAA
- a CDS encoding GntR family transcriptional regulator — protein sequence MIVEIDFNSDEAIYIQLRNQIIIGIATERLREGETLPSVRQLADDIGINMHTVNKAYSVLKQEGFVKLDRRRGAVISLDADKIRAIQELERDLSVILAKGACKNVSREEVHRLVDSIFDAFSG from the coding sequence ATGATTGTAGAGATCGACTTTAACAGCGATGAAGCGATTTATATTCAGCTTAGGAACCAGATTATTATAGGAATAGCGACGGAGCGGCTCCGCGAGGGGGAGACGCTCCCATCGGTGCGCCAGCTGGCCGATGATATAGGGATTAACATGCATACGGTAAACAAAGCATATTCTGTATTAAAACAGGAAGGTTTTGTCAAACTGGACCGCCGCAGGGGAGCCGTTATTTCCCTGGATGCAGATAAAATCAGGGCAATACAGGAACTGGAGCGCGACTTAAGCGTCATTCTTGCCAAGGGAGCCTGCAAGAATGTGAGCCGCGAAGAAGTACACCGGCTGGTAGATTCTATTTTTGACGCTTTTTCCGGATAA